The DNA segment AATTAACTTCTCTTCCTATGAGAAGGTCATCTATTGCGATTCATCTTGTAGTTCGATAACACCCCAGCCGTCGTGCTAATGCCCTCTTcacatctttattttttaaactgtatATCAGGGGGTTTAGCATGGGGACAACAGCCGTGTTAAACAGCGAGAAGAACCTATTGGAGTCTGAGGTATTTGTGGAAACTGGTCTCAGATATTGGGATAAGAGGATCCCGTAGAGGAGGACGACAACCGTGAGGTGTGAGGAGCATGTATAAAAGGCTTTAAGTCTCCCGGAGCTGGTTCGGATCCTTACGATGGTCATAATGATGAAAACGTAGGAGATGAAGGTGAACATAAACGGCACGATGGTAATGAGGAGAAGACCTTCTGTGAGGCTCAAGACCTCTAAAAGATAGGTGTCGCTGCAAGAGAGTTTCATAAGAGGCACGAGGTCACAGAAGAAATGGTTGATGATATTGGATCTGTAACACGAGAACCCTACTAATAACTCGATATAAGGGATAACTTCGACGAACCCAAACAGCCAACAAGCAATGGCCAAGGAGGCGCACACCCTGCCATTCATGGACGTGTGATAATGCAAAGGCTTACAGATGGCCACGTACCGATCATAACTCATG comes from the Spea bombifrons isolate aSpeBom1 chromosome 8, aSpeBom1.2.pri, whole genome shotgun sequence genome and includes:
- the LOC128503936 gene encoding olfactory receptor 8D1-like — encoded protein: MELNNQTMVTYFIIKGISDAPELQLPIFLLVLLIYLITLGGNLTILLLVCLDRHLRTPMYFFLSNLSILDMCSVTVTLHKVLIIFITKDNTVSYSPCMTQMYFFGSLICDELLLLTAMSYDRYVAICKPLHYHTSMNGRVCASLAIACWLFGFVEVIPYIELLVGFSCYRSNIINHFFCDLVPLMKLSCSDTYLLEVLSLTEGLLLITIVPFMFTFISYVFIIMTIVRIRTSSGRLKAFYTCSSHLTVVVLLYGILLSQYLRPVSTNTSDSNRFFSLFNTAVVPMLNPLIYSLKNKDVKRALARRLGCYRTTR